A portion of the Camelus ferus isolate YT-003-E chromosome 16, BCGSAC_Cfer_1.0, whole genome shotgun sequence genome contains these proteins:
- the LUC7L3 gene encoding luc7-like protein 3 isoform X5 yields MKVGYERDFLRYLQSLLAEVERRIRRGHARLALSQNQQSSGAAGPTGKNEEKIQVLTDKIDVLLQQIEELGSEGKVEEAQGMMKLVEQLKEERELLRSTTSTIESFAAQEKQMEVCEVCGAFLIVGDAQSRVDDHLMGKQHMGYAKIKATVEELKEKLRKRTEEPDRDERLKKEKQEREEREKEREREREERERKRRREEEEREKERARDRERRKRSRSRSRHSSRTSDRRCSRSRDHKRSRSRERRRSRSRDRRRSRSHDRSERKHRSRSRDRRRSKSRDRKSYKHRSKSRDREQDRKSKEKEKRGSDDKKSSVKSSSREKQSEDTNTESKEGDTKNEVNGTSEDIKSEVQRKYAQMKMELSRVRRHTKASSEGKDSVVLQNILRYIVLSQLFCSRLVPPLVCLFGNYCPRL; encoded by the exons ATGAAGGTTGGGTATGAGAGAGATTTTCTGCGATACTTACAGAGTTTACTTGCCGAAGTAGAACGTAGAATTAGACGAGGCCATGCTCGTTTGGCATTGTCTCAAAACCAGCAATCCTCTGGG GCAGCTGGCCCAACaggcaaaaatgaagaaaaaattcagGTTCTAACAGATAAAATTGATGTTCTTCTGCAGCAG ATTGAAGAATTAGGATCTGAAGGAAAAGTAGAAGAAGCCCAGGGAATGATGAAATTAGTTGAACagttaaaagaagagagagaattgcTTAGGTCTACAACTTCG ACAATAGAAAGTTTTGCTgcccaagaaaaacaaatggaagttTGTGAAGTGTGTGGAGCCTTTTTGATAGTGGGAGATGCCCAGTCCCGGGTAGATGACCATTTGATGGGAAAACAGCACATGGGCTATGCCAAAATTAAAGCTACCGTAGAAGAATTGAAA gaaaagttaagaaaaagaactgaagaacCTGATCGTGATGAGCgtttaaaaaaggagaaacaagaacgagaagaaagagaaaaagaaagggagagagagagggaagaaagagagaggaaaaggcgaagagaagaggaagaaagagaaaaagaaagagctcgagacagagaaagaagaaagaggagtcGATCACGGAGTCGGCATTCAAGCCGAACCTCTGACCGAAGATGCAGCAGGTCTCGAGACCACAAAAGATCACGAAGTAGAGAAAGGAGGCGAAGCAG aagtAGAGATCGACGAAGAAGCAGAAGCCATGATAGATCAGAAAGAAAGCATAGATCCCGTAGTCGGGATCGAAGAAGATCAAAAAGCCGTGATCGAAAGTCATATAAGCACAGGAGCAAAAGTCGGGACAGAGAACAAGATAGAAAATCCAAGGAGAAAG AAAAGAGGGGATCTGATGATAAAAAAAGTAGTGTGAAGTCCAGTAGTCGAGAAAAACAGAGTGAAGACACAAACACTGAATCAAAGGAAGGTGATACTAAGAATGAGGTCAATGGGACCAGTGAAGACATTAAATCTGAAG TGCAGCGTAAGTATGCACAGATGAAGATGGAACTAAGCCGAgtaagaagacatacaaaagcATCTTCTGAAGGAAAAGACAGTGTAGTCCTGCAAAACATTTTGAGGTACATTGTTTTGTCTCAGCTATTTTGTAGCAGACTCGTGCCCCCATTAGTGTGCCTCTTTGGAAATTATTGCCCACGTTTGTAA
- the LUC7L3 gene encoding luc7-like protein 3 isoform X4 has protein sequence MISAAQLLDELMGRDRNLAPDEKRSNVRWDHESVCKYYLCGFCPAELFTNTRSDLGPCEKIHDENLRKQYEKSSRFMKVGYERDFLRYLQSLLAEVERRIRRGHARLALSQNQQSSGAAGPTGKNEEKIQVLTDKIDVLLQQIEELGSEGKVEEAQGMMKLVEQLKEERELLRSTTSTIESFAAQEKQMEVCEVCGAFLIVGDAQSRVDDHLMGKQHMGYAKIKATVEELKEKLRKRTEEPDRDERLKKEKQEREEREKEREREREERERKRRREEEEREKERARDRERRKRSRSRSRHSSRTSDRRCSRSRDHKRSRSRERRRSRSRDRRRSRSHDRSERKHRSRSRDRRRSKSRDRKSYKHRSKSRDREQDRKSKEKEKRGSDDKKSSVKSSSREKQSEDTNTESKEGDTKNEVNGTSEDIKSEGDTQSN, from the exons GTTTGTAAATATTACCTCTGTGGTTTTTGTCCTGCGGAATTATTCACAAACACACGTTCTGATCTTG GGCCATGTGAAAAAATTCATGATGAAAATCTACGAAAACA gTATGAGAAGAGTTCTCGTTTTATGAAGGTTGGGTATGAGAGAGATTTTCTGCGATACTTACAGAGTTTACTTGCCGAAGTAGAACGTAGAATTAGACGAGGCCATGCTCGTTTGGCATTGTCTCAAAACCAGCAATCCTCTGGG GCAGCTGGCCCAACaggcaaaaatgaagaaaaaattcagGTTCTAACAGATAAAATTGATGTTCTTCTGCAGCAG ATTGAAGAATTAGGATCTGAAGGAAAAGTAGAAGAAGCCCAGGGAATGATGAAATTAGTTGAACagttaaaagaagagagagaattgcTTAGGTCTACAACTTCG ACAATAGAAAGTTTTGCTgcccaagaaaaacaaatggaagttTGTGAAGTGTGTGGAGCCTTTTTGATAGTGGGAGATGCCCAGTCCCGGGTAGATGACCATTTGATGGGAAAACAGCACATGGGCTATGCCAAAATTAAAGCTACCGTAGAAGAATTGAAA gaaaagttaagaaaaagaactgaagaacCTGATCGTGATGAGCgtttaaaaaaggagaaacaagaacgagaagaaagagaaaaagaaagggagagagagagggaagaaagagagaggaaaaggcgaagagaagaggaagaaagagaaaaagaaagagctcgagacagagaaagaagaaagaggagtcGATCACGGAGTCGGCATTCAAGCCGAACCTCTGACCGAAGATGCAGCAGGTCTCGAGACCACAAAAGATCACGAAGTAGAGAAAGGAGGCGAAGCAG aagtAGAGATCGACGAAGAAGCAGAAGCCATGATAGATCAGAAAGAAAGCATAGATCCCGTAGTCGGGATCGAAGAAGATCAAAAAGCCGTGATCGAAAGTCATATAAGCACAGGAGCAAAAGTCGGGACAGAGAACAAGATAGAAAATCCAAGGAGAAAG AAAAGAGGGGATCTGATGATAAAAAAAGTAGTGTGAAGTCCAGTAGTCGAGAAAAACAGAGTGAAGACACAAACACTGAATCAAAGGAAGGTGATACTAAGAATGAGGTCAATGGGACCAGTGAAGACATTAAATCTGAAGGTGACACTCAGTCCAATTAA
- the LUC7L3 gene encoding luc7-like protein 3 isoform X6 has protein sequence MISAAQLLDELMGRDRNLAPDEKRSNVRWDHESVCKYYLCGFCPAELFTNTRSDLGPCEKIHDENLRKQYEKSSRFMKVGYERDFLRYLQSLLAEVERRIRRGHARLALSQNQQSSGAAGPTGKNEEKIQVLTDKIDVLLQQIEELGSEGKVEEAQGMMKLVEQLKEERELLRSTTSTIESFAAQEKQMEVCEVCGAFLIVGDAQSRVDDHLMGKQHMGYAKIKATVEELKEKLRKRTEEPDRDERLKKEKQEREEREKEREREREERERKRRREEEEREKERARDRERRKRSRSRSRHSSRTSDRRCSRSRDHKRSRSRERRRSRSRDRRRSRSHDRSERKHRSRSRDRRRSKSRDRKSYKHRSKSRDREQDRKSKEKGQKIRLLD, from the exons GTTTGTAAATATTACCTCTGTGGTTTTTGTCCTGCGGAATTATTCACAAACACACGTTCTGATCTTG GGCCATGTGAAAAAATTCATGATGAAAATCTACGAAAACA gTATGAGAAGAGTTCTCGTTTTATGAAGGTTGGGTATGAGAGAGATTTTCTGCGATACTTACAGAGTTTACTTGCCGAAGTAGAACGTAGAATTAGACGAGGCCATGCTCGTTTGGCATTGTCTCAAAACCAGCAATCCTCTGGG GCAGCTGGCCCAACaggcaaaaatgaagaaaaaattcagGTTCTAACAGATAAAATTGATGTTCTTCTGCAGCAG ATTGAAGAATTAGGATCTGAAGGAAAAGTAGAAGAAGCCCAGGGAATGATGAAATTAGTTGAACagttaaaagaagagagagaattgcTTAGGTCTACAACTTCG ACAATAGAAAGTTTTGCTgcccaagaaaaacaaatggaagttTGTGAAGTGTGTGGAGCCTTTTTGATAGTGGGAGATGCCCAGTCCCGGGTAGATGACCATTTGATGGGAAAACAGCACATGGGCTATGCCAAAATTAAAGCTACCGTAGAAGAATTGAAA gaaaagttaagaaaaagaactgaagaacCTGATCGTGATGAGCgtttaaaaaaggagaaacaagaacgagaagaaagagaaaaagaaagggagagagagagggaagaaagagagaggaaaaggcgaagagaagaggaagaaagagaaaaagaaagagctcgagacagagaaagaagaaagaggagtcGATCACGGAGTCGGCATTCAAGCCGAACCTCTGACCGAAGATGCAGCAGGTCTCGAGACCACAAAAGATCACGAAGTAGAGAAAGGAGGCGAAGCAG aagtAGAGATCGACGAAGAAGCAGAAGCCATGATAGATCAGAAAGAAAGCATAGATCCCGTAGTCGGGATCGAAGAAGATCAAAAAGCCGTGATCGAAAGTCATATAAGCACAGGAGCAAAAGTCGGGACAGAGAACAAGATAGAAAATCCAAGGAGAAAG GGCAGAAGATAAGATTATTGGACTGA
- the LUC7L3 gene encoding luc7-like protein 3 isoform X1: MISAAQLLDELMGRDRNLAPDEKRSNVRWDHESVCKYYLCGFCPAELFTNTRSDLGPCEKIHDENLRKQYEKSSRFMKVGYERDFLRYLQSLLAEVERRIRRGHARLALSQNQQSSGAAGPTGKNEEKIQVLTDKIDVLLQQIEELGSEGKVEEAQGMMKLVEQLKEERELLRSTTSTIESFAAQEKQMEVCEVCGAFLIVGDAQSRVDDHLMGKQHMGYAKIKATVEELKEKLRKRTEEPDRDERLKKEKQEREEREKEREREREERERKRRREEEEREKERARDRERRKRSRSRSRHSSRTSDRRCSRSRDHKRSRSRERRRSRSRDRRRSRSHDRSERKHRSRSRDRRRSKSRDRKSYKHRSKSRDREQDRKSKEKEKRGSDDKKSSVKSSSREKQSEDTNTESKEGDTKNEVNGTSEDIKSEVQRKYAQMKMELSRVRRHTKASSEGKDSVVLQNILRYIVLSQLFCSRLVPPLVCLFGNYCPRL, encoded by the exons GTTTGTAAATATTACCTCTGTGGTTTTTGTCCTGCGGAATTATTCACAAACACACGTTCTGATCTTG GGCCATGTGAAAAAATTCATGATGAAAATCTACGAAAACA gTATGAGAAGAGTTCTCGTTTTATGAAGGTTGGGTATGAGAGAGATTTTCTGCGATACTTACAGAGTTTACTTGCCGAAGTAGAACGTAGAATTAGACGAGGCCATGCTCGTTTGGCATTGTCTCAAAACCAGCAATCCTCTGGG GCAGCTGGCCCAACaggcaaaaatgaagaaaaaattcagGTTCTAACAGATAAAATTGATGTTCTTCTGCAGCAG ATTGAAGAATTAGGATCTGAAGGAAAAGTAGAAGAAGCCCAGGGAATGATGAAATTAGTTGAACagttaaaagaagagagagaattgcTTAGGTCTACAACTTCG ACAATAGAAAGTTTTGCTgcccaagaaaaacaaatggaagttTGTGAAGTGTGTGGAGCCTTTTTGATAGTGGGAGATGCCCAGTCCCGGGTAGATGACCATTTGATGGGAAAACAGCACATGGGCTATGCCAAAATTAAAGCTACCGTAGAAGAATTGAAA gaaaagttaagaaaaagaactgaagaacCTGATCGTGATGAGCgtttaaaaaaggagaaacaagaacgagaagaaagagaaaaagaaagggagagagagagggaagaaagagagaggaaaaggcgaagagaagaggaagaaagagaaaaagaaagagctcgagacagagaaagaagaaagaggagtcGATCACGGAGTCGGCATTCAAGCCGAACCTCTGACCGAAGATGCAGCAGGTCTCGAGACCACAAAAGATCACGAAGTAGAGAAAGGAGGCGAAGCAG aagtAGAGATCGACGAAGAAGCAGAAGCCATGATAGATCAGAAAGAAAGCATAGATCCCGTAGTCGGGATCGAAGAAGATCAAAAAGCCGTGATCGAAAGTCATATAAGCACAGGAGCAAAAGTCGGGACAGAGAACAAGATAGAAAATCCAAGGAGAAAG AAAAGAGGGGATCTGATGATAAAAAAAGTAGTGTGAAGTCCAGTAGTCGAGAAAAACAGAGTGAAGACACAAACACTGAATCAAAGGAAGGTGATACTAAGAATGAGGTCAATGGGACCAGTGAAGACATTAAATCTGAAG TGCAGCGTAAGTATGCACAGATGAAGATGGAACTAAGCCGAgtaagaagacatacaaaagcATCTTCTGAAGGAAAAGACAGTGTAGTCCTGCAAAACATTTTGAGGTACATTGTTTTGTCTCAGCTATTTTGTAGCAGACTCGTGCCCCCATTAGTGTGCCTCTTTGGAAATTATTGCCCACGTTTGTAA
- the LUC7L3 gene encoding luc7-like protein 3 isoform X3 — protein MISAAQLLDELMGRDRNLAPDEKRSNVRWDHESVCKYYLCGFCPAELFTNTRSDLGPCEKIHDENLRKQYEKSSRFMKVGYERDFLRYLQSLLAEVERRIRRGHARLALSQNQQSSGAAGPTGKNEEKIQVLTDKIDVLLQQIEELGSEGKVEEAQGMMKLVEQLKEERELLRSTTSTIESFAAQEKQMEVCEVCGAFLIVGDAQSRVDDHLMGKQHMGYAKIKATVEELKEKLRKRTEEPDRDERLKKEKQEREEREKEREREREERERKRRREEEEREKERARDRERRKRSRSRSRHSSRTSDRRCSRSRDHKRSRSRERRRSRSRDRRRSRSHDRSERKHRSRSRDRRRSKSRDRKSYKHRSKSRDREQDRKSKEKEKRGSDDKKSSVKSSSREKQSEDTNTESKEGDTKNEVNGTSEDIKSEVQRKYAQMKMELSRVRRHTKASSEGKDSVVLQNILSVGVVSGP, from the exons GTTTGTAAATATTACCTCTGTGGTTTTTGTCCTGCGGAATTATTCACAAACACACGTTCTGATCTTG GGCCATGTGAAAAAATTCATGATGAAAATCTACGAAAACA gTATGAGAAGAGTTCTCGTTTTATGAAGGTTGGGTATGAGAGAGATTTTCTGCGATACTTACAGAGTTTACTTGCCGAAGTAGAACGTAGAATTAGACGAGGCCATGCTCGTTTGGCATTGTCTCAAAACCAGCAATCCTCTGGG GCAGCTGGCCCAACaggcaaaaatgaagaaaaaattcagGTTCTAACAGATAAAATTGATGTTCTTCTGCAGCAG ATTGAAGAATTAGGATCTGAAGGAAAAGTAGAAGAAGCCCAGGGAATGATGAAATTAGTTGAACagttaaaagaagagagagaattgcTTAGGTCTACAACTTCG ACAATAGAAAGTTTTGCTgcccaagaaaaacaaatggaagttTGTGAAGTGTGTGGAGCCTTTTTGATAGTGGGAGATGCCCAGTCCCGGGTAGATGACCATTTGATGGGAAAACAGCACATGGGCTATGCCAAAATTAAAGCTACCGTAGAAGAATTGAAA gaaaagttaagaaaaagaactgaagaacCTGATCGTGATGAGCgtttaaaaaaggagaaacaagaacgagaagaaagagaaaaagaaagggagagagagagggaagaaagagagaggaaaaggcgaagagaagaggaagaaagagaaaaagaaagagctcgagacagagaaagaagaaagaggagtcGATCACGGAGTCGGCATTCAAGCCGAACCTCTGACCGAAGATGCAGCAGGTCTCGAGACCACAAAAGATCACGAAGTAGAGAAAGGAGGCGAAGCAG aagtAGAGATCGACGAAGAAGCAGAAGCCATGATAGATCAGAAAGAAAGCATAGATCCCGTAGTCGGGATCGAAGAAGATCAAAAAGCCGTGATCGAAAGTCATATAAGCACAGGAGCAAAAGTCGGGACAGAGAACAAGATAGAAAATCCAAGGAGAAAG AAAAGAGGGGATCTGATGATAAAAAAAGTAGTGTGAAGTCCAGTAGTCGAGAAAAACAGAGTGAAGACACAAACACTGAATCAAAGGAAGGTGATACTAAGAATGAGGTCAATGGGACCAGTGAAGACATTAAATCTGAAG TGCAGCGTAAGTATGCACAGATGAAGATGGAACTAAGCCGAgtaagaagacatacaaaagcATCTTCTGAAGGAAAAGACAGTGTAGTCCTGCAAAACATTTTGAG CGTTGGTGTTGTGAGCGGCCCAtga
- the LUC7L3 gene encoding luc7-like protein 3 isoform X2 — protein MISAAQLLDELMGRDRNLAPDEKRSNVRWDHESVCKYYLCGFCPAELFTNTRSDLGPCEKIHDENLRKQYEKSSRFMKVGYERDFLRYLQSLLAEVERRIRRGHARLALSQNQQSSGAAGPTGKNEEKIQVLTDKIDVLLQQIEELGSEGKVEEAQGMMKLVEQLKEERELLRSTTSTIESFAAQEKQMEVCEVCGAFLIVGDAQSRVDDHLMGKQHMGYAKIKATVEELKEKLRKRTEEPDRDERLKKEKQEREEREKEREREREERERKRRREEEEREKERARDRERRKRSRSRSRHSSRTSDRRCSRSRDHKRSRSRERRRSRSRDRRRSRSHDRSERKHRSRSRDRRRSKSRDRKSYKHRSKSRDREQDRKSKEKEKRGSDDKKSSVKSSSREKQSEDTNTESKEGDTKNEVNGTSEDIKSEVQRKYAQMKMELSRVRRHTKASSEGKDSVVLQNILRTTVRRFLEEN, from the exons GTTTGTAAATATTACCTCTGTGGTTTTTGTCCTGCGGAATTATTCACAAACACACGTTCTGATCTTG GGCCATGTGAAAAAATTCATGATGAAAATCTACGAAAACA gTATGAGAAGAGTTCTCGTTTTATGAAGGTTGGGTATGAGAGAGATTTTCTGCGATACTTACAGAGTTTACTTGCCGAAGTAGAACGTAGAATTAGACGAGGCCATGCTCGTTTGGCATTGTCTCAAAACCAGCAATCCTCTGGG GCAGCTGGCCCAACaggcaaaaatgaagaaaaaattcagGTTCTAACAGATAAAATTGATGTTCTTCTGCAGCAG ATTGAAGAATTAGGATCTGAAGGAAAAGTAGAAGAAGCCCAGGGAATGATGAAATTAGTTGAACagttaaaagaagagagagaattgcTTAGGTCTACAACTTCG ACAATAGAAAGTTTTGCTgcccaagaaaaacaaatggaagttTGTGAAGTGTGTGGAGCCTTTTTGATAGTGGGAGATGCCCAGTCCCGGGTAGATGACCATTTGATGGGAAAACAGCACATGGGCTATGCCAAAATTAAAGCTACCGTAGAAGAATTGAAA gaaaagttaagaaaaagaactgaagaacCTGATCGTGATGAGCgtttaaaaaaggagaaacaagaacgagaagaaagagaaaaagaaagggagagagagagggaagaaagagagaggaaaaggcgaagagaagaggaagaaagagaaaaagaaagagctcgagacagagaaagaagaaagaggagtcGATCACGGAGTCGGCATTCAAGCCGAACCTCTGACCGAAGATGCAGCAGGTCTCGAGACCACAAAAGATCACGAAGTAGAGAAAGGAGGCGAAGCAG aagtAGAGATCGACGAAGAAGCAGAAGCCATGATAGATCAGAAAGAAAGCATAGATCCCGTAGTCGGGATCGAAGAAGATCAAAAAGCCGTGATCGAAAGTCATATAAGCACAGGAGCAAAAGTCGGGACAGAGAACAAGATAGAAAATCCAAGGAGAAAG AAAAGAGGGGATCTGATGATAAAAAAAGTAGTGTGAAGTCCAGTAGTCGAGAAAAACAGAGTGAAGACACAAACACTGAATCAAAGGAAGGTGATACTAAGAATGAGGTCAATGGGACCAGTGAAGACATTAAATCTGAAG TGCAGCGTAAGTATGCACAGATGAAGATGGAACTAAGCCGAgtaagaagacatacaaaagcATCTTCTGAAGGAAAAGACAGTGTAGTCCTGCAAAACATTTTGAG GACTACTGTTCGAAGATTtttggaagaaaactga